The following are encoded in a window of Telmatobacter sp. DSM 110680 genomic DNA:
- the lon gene encoding endopeptidase La: protein MPSQPSILPPENPQKKSISGPKRIPVLPVRDTVLFPHAVLPLTVGRESSIQLIESLAEERSIVVTAQLDPRLDAPKPTDLHEVGTLATVHKVVRMPNQSRFVFTEGVERVRLIRYVQTEPFMIAEVETVEDIAPETTSSVEALVRNVVGQFQQIVTESATLSDELRTIAGNIEDPSRLVDFVASSLPFLTTDDKQALLETASVPARLELLTKHLAKELEVQQLRTKIQSEVQDQVQQSQRDYYLREQMKAIQKELGEQDEGQREVEDLRKKIEEAGMPEDVKKEAMKELSRLGRMSPMAADYSLTRNYIEWLAVLPWAKSSGSKIDINKAREILDEDHYELKKVKDRILDYLSVLELKPDMKGPILCFVGPPGVGKTSLGRSIARALGRKFQRVSLGGMHDEAEIRGHRRTYIGALPGQIIQSIRRAETNDPVIMLDEVDKLGRDFRGDPASALLETLDPEQNNTFRDNYLDVPFDLSKVLFICTANMLDTVPPPLIDRMEIIPLQGYSEEEKVHIAARYLVPRQIKANGITEDQIEFPEAAVRHIVRHYTREAGVRKLEQVIGTVCRKEARRVVEGKTEKLIVDKDVLKEFLGGIQVRVETEVAERVKRPGVAVGLAWTPAGGDILFIEANKMKGKGGFTMTGQIGEVMQESMQAALTWVRSNSGMLGLSEDFNKELDLHIHVPAGAIPKDGPSAGVTMATVLASLLTDIPVRPLTAMTGEITLSGNVLPVGGIKEKFLAARRAGVETIILPADNRQDVEEDLTPEMIAGVSIHYASRIEDVLAVALPSLKAKPEVTPIAAEHSASAAA from the coding sequence ATGCCAAGTCAGCCTTCCATCTTACCTCCCGAAAATCCTCAGAAAAAGTCGATTTCTGGTCCAAAAAGAATCCCTGTTCTGCCCGTTCGCGATACCGTCCTCTTTCCGCATGCTGTTCTGCCGCTTACAGTTGGACGCGAAAGTTCCATTCAGCTCATCGAGTCTCTGGCCGAAGAACGCTCCATTGTGGTCACGGCCCAGCTCGATCCGCGTCTTGACGCGCCGAAGCCGACCGATCTGCACGAAGTAGGCACTTTAGCCACCGTACACAAGGTCGTGCGCATGCCCAATCAGAGCCGCTTCGTCTTCACAGAAGGCGTCGAGCGCGTTCGCCTGATCCGCTATGTCCAGACCGAGCCCTTCATGATCGCCGAAGTCGAGACCGTCGAAGACATCGCGCCCGAAACGACCTCTTCCGTAGAAGCGCTGGTCCGCAACGTCGTCGGCCAGTTCCAGCAGATCGTGACCGAATCGGCCACCCTCTCCGACGAACTCCGCACCATCGCCGGAAACATCGAAGACCCCAGCCGCCTGGTCGATTTTGTCGCCTCGTCGCTGCCGTTCCTCACCACCGACGACAAGCAGGCTCTGCTTGAAACTGCCAGTGTTCCAGCACGGCTCGAGTTGCTTACGAAGCACCTTGCCAAGGAACTCGAAGTCCAACAGCTTCGCACCAAGATTCAGAGCGAAGTGCAGGACCAGGTCCAGCAGTCGCAGCGCGACTATTATCTGCGCGAGCAGATGAAGGCCATTCAGAAGGAGCTCGGCGAACAGGACGAGGGACAGCGCGAAGTTGAAGACCTGCGCAAGAAAATCGAAGAAGCAGGTATGCCCGAAGACGTGAAGAAAGAGGCGATGAAAGAACTGTCGCGCCTCGGCCGCATGTCTCCCATGGCCGCCGACTACTCGCTCACCCGCAACTACATCGAGTGGTTGGCGGTGTTGCCGTGGGCCAAAAGCTCCGGCTCCAAGATCGACATCAACAAAGCTCGCGAGATCCTCGATGAGGATCACTACGAGTTGAAAAAGGTGAAGGACCGCATCCTCGACTACCTGTCGGTGCTGGAACTCAAGCCCGACATGAAGGGGCCGATCCTCTGCTTTGTCGGACCTCCGGGCGTAGGGAAAACCTCGCTTGGCCGTTCCATTGCGCGCGCCTTGGGACGCAAATTCCAGCGCGTCTCGCTGGGCGGCATGCACGATGAAGCTGAAATCCGCGGACATCGCCGGACCTACATCGGAGCACTGCCGGGCCAGATCATCCAGAGCATTCGTCGCGCCGAAACCAACGACCCGGTGATCATGCTTGATGAGGTCGACAAGCTCGGACGCGACTTCCGCGGCGATCCAGCATCGGCTCTTCTCGAGACGTTAGATCCGGAGCAGAACAACACGTTCCGCGATAACTACCTCGATGTGCCCTTCGATTTGTCGAAGGTCCTGTTTATCTGCACTGCGAACATGCTCGACACCGTGCCTCCACCTCTCATCGACCGCATGGAGATCATTCCGCTCCAGGGCTACAGCGAAGAGGAGAAGGTGCACATCGCCGCGCGTTATCTGGTTCCGCGGCAGATCAAGGCCAACGGGATCACCGAGGATCAAATCGAATTCCCTGAGGCTGCAGTCCGCCACATCGTGCGCCACTACACGCGCGAAGCCGGAGTGCGCAAACTTGAGCAGGTCATTGGCACAGTCTGCCGCAAAGAAGCCCGTCGTGTTGTGGAAGGCAAGACGGAGAAGCTCATCGTCGACAAGGATGTGCTGAAGGAATTTCTCGGCGGCATCCAGGTCCGCGTCGAAACCGAGGTAGCCGAGCGCGTCAAGCGTCCCGGCGTGGCCGTTGGTCTTGCGTGGACACCTGCTGGCGGTGACATCCTCTTCATCGAGGCCAACAAGATGAAGGGTAAGGGTGGCTTCACCATGACCGGCCAGATCGGTGAAGTCATGCAGGAGTCGATGCAGGCCGCACTTACGTGGGTCCGCTCCAACTCCGGCATGCTCGGCCTCTCAGAGGACTTCAACAAGGAACTCGACCTGCATATTCACGTGCCCGCAGGCGCGATTCCCAAAGACGGTCCTTCAGCGGGTGTCACCATGGCCACGGTGCTGGCATCATTGCTCACCGATATCCCCGTTCGTCCGCTAACCGCGATGACCGGCGAAATCACCCTCAGCGGCAATGTTCTTCCCGTGGGTGGCATCAAGGAGAAGTTTCTGGCAGCGCGCCGTGCAGGAGTGGAAACCATCATCCTGCCCGCCGACAACCGCCAGGACGTCGAAGAAGATCTGACGCCCGAGATGATCGCAGGAGTTTCGATCCACTACGCCAGCCGCATTGAAGACGTGCTGGCCGTGGCGCTGCCATCGCTGAAAGCAAAACCGGAAGTCACCCCGATTGCCGCCGAACACAGCGCCTCCGCAGCCGCATAA
- a CDS encoding sigma-70 family RNA polymerase sigma factor produces the protein MLARAQAGDHHAFAHLYSLHKRRIYSLCLRMVGNVAEAEDLTQEAFLQLHRKIGTFRGDSAFSTWLHRLSINVVLMHLRKKGLPLMSLDEAMEPSYDDGPGRSFGAPDLSLTGSIDRLALERAVAALPAGYRLIFVLHDVEGFEHNEIAAMLDCSVGNSKSQLHKARLKLRDALRLSLRKGDRR, from the coding sequence ATGCTCGCCCGGGCGCAGGCCGGAGACCACCACGCTTTCGCGCATCTTTACTCGCTCCATAAACGGCGCATTTACTCTCTCTGCCTACGTATGGTCGGCAATGTAGCAGAAGCCGAAGACCTCACCCAGGAAGCATTTCTTCAACTGCATCGAAAAATCGGCACATTTCGCGGGGACTCCGCTTTCTCCACCTGGCTCCATCGCCTGTCGATCAACGTCGTTCTTATGCATCTCCGCAAGAAGGGCCTGCCTCTCATGTCGCTCGATGAGGCCATGGAGCCTTCCTACGACGACGGTCCCGGTCGCAGCTTTGGCGCTCCCGATCTCTCCCTCACCGGTTCCATCGATCGCCTCGCACTTGAAAGGGCAGTCGCTGCATTACCAGCTGGCTACCGCCTTATCTTTGTCCTTCACGACGTCGAAGGCTTTGAGCATAATGAGATTGCGGCTATGCTTGATTGTTCCGTGGGAAACAGCAAATCCCAACTTCACAAGGCCCGGCTCAAGTTGCGCGATGCTTTGCGTCTCTCGCTCCGGAAGGGAGACCGGCGATGA
- a CDS encoding POTRA domain-containing protein, with protein MRKAMPAWQHGSRRRQRAVTTCLFLILIIANRCLAQASGAMPGIEPKARFSVSDVNSHGSASGNEAEPLALTKWLGLPVREITFEGVSAERLKPLPGQLPQAVGAPLDRLKVADSLRALFATGLFSTVAADATRQGDGVKLVFKGTPRDFIGTVSVDGAKGATINAQLQAASRLTAGTRFTQTRLDAAMVRMRQALADNGFHEPLITYKLTRHTGEQLVDIAFEVMSGVQSRVGAVAVSGDSGLSAEQFRHQAHLREGTKVDHDTSNRALSGVLKHYQKEDRLEADVKLESQAYIADTKRSTFTFSANRGPVVKLSVEGAKISGERLKRLVPVFEEGTVDEDLLNEGNRRLRDYFQRLGYFDVKVDHSEQDPEGGAVTITYKVTLGARRRVEKVSVAGNHYFNANTLEELLSVHAADHLDRHGAYSQALVVADVNALQAVYQNNGFSKVKVTPETLSGGADVSAPGQGTVRNSTEPLSVVYHIEEGQQQRVGVLKLDGAVKSDQSKLLALMNTSPGQLFSPQTLAGDRDALLTDYLSRGFDQVQIDVVQQTETEDAAKVDVVFNIREGQQIFVRKVLLSGLHYTRPDTVAKAITLKPGDPLSQTALAETQRNLYEFALFNEVNTAVQNPNGEEPYKTVLIQTTEARRWTLTYGLGFEAQTGTPQNNCRGIATTGAPCSPNGKTGISPRVLGAVTRNNLFGREQSASIQGTYGLLEQNLNLLFQNPHFFGNRDFGFTFSGGYASSQNVTTYVASKLETGVRWTEHFNQPGSFFSKANTFVYEFDFRRVKVAAESLQVGPSEIEALSTAVRVAGPSVTWIRDTRDSPLDSHRGTYTSFQDFLSNETFGAQAEFNRLDVSNSSYYGFDKNRFVLARNTRYGQERAYGSPSDSLLPLPERLYAGGPTSHRGFPINAAGPRDPETGFPIGGAGALVNSTEVRLPPPVLPFFGDTLSFVLFHDMGNVFANAGDAWASALRVQQPNRDACKVTTPPDYSTNPPTPPSPTGPTTSTGQQGQCNFNYFSHAAGMGMRYHTPVGPIRLDFSYNLNPPIYPINVNYSQSDIYANQHVGEAAHFNFFFSLGQTF; from the coding sequence GTGCGGAAGGCAATGCCGGCATGGCAGCACGGCTCAAGACGTAGACAAAGAGCGGTGACGACTTGTCTTTTTCTCATCCTGATCATCGCAAACCGTTGTCTGGCGCAAGCCAGCGGAGCAATGCCGGGAATTGAACCGAAAGCCCGATTTTCAGTGAGCGATGTTAACTCGCATGGTTCTGCCAGCGGGAATGAAGCCGAGCCTCTGGCGTTGACGAAATGGCTTGGGCTTCCGGTTCGCGAAATCACATTTGAAGGGGTGTCGGCGGAGAGGCTGAAGCCACTGCCTGGACAACTGCCGCAGGCGGTTGGCGCGCCGCTCGACCGGCTCAAGGTGGCGGACAGCCTTCGCGCTCTTTTTGCGACGGGACTGTTCAGCACGGTTGCTGCCGATGCGACGCGGCAGGGCGATGGCGTGAAGCTTGTCTTCAAGGGAACGCCGCGGGATTTCATTGGAACGGTTAGCGTGGATGGCGCGAAGGGCGCAACGATCAATGCGCAACTGCAGGCGGCCAGCCGACTGACGGCGGGAACGCGCTTTACCCAGACGCGACTGGACGCCGCCATGGTGCGCATGCGGCAGGCGCTCGCGGATAACGGCTTCCATGAACCGTTAATTACCTACAAGCTGACGAGACACACCGGGGAACAACTCGTTGACATCGCTTTCGAGGTGATGTCAGGCGTGCAGAGCCGCGTGGGGGCGGTTGCTGTGTCGGGTGACTCTGGTTTGTCGGCGGAGCAGTTCCGCCACCAGGCGCATCTGCGCGAGGGAACCAAGGTTGATCACGACACGAGCAATCGTGCGCTGAGCGGAGTGCTGAAGCACTACCAGAAAGAGGATCGGCTCGAGGCGGACGTCAAATTGGAATCACAGGCCTACATCGCGGACACAAAGAGGTCGACTTTCACGTTTTCGGCGAATCGCGGGCCTGTGGTCAAGTTGAGCGTGGAAGGGGCAAAAATCAGCGGGGAGCGACTGAAGCGGCTGGTGCCGGTATTTGAAGAAGGTACGGTTGATGAAGATCTGCTGAACGAGGGCAACCGGCGGCTGCGCGATTATTTCCAGCGGCTGGGATACTTCGACGTGAAGGTGGATCACAGCGAACAGGATCCTGAAGGCGGCGCCGTGACCATCACATATAAGGTGACGCTGGGAGCGCGACGTCGGGTCGAAAAGGTTTCAGTTGCGGGCAATCACTATTTCAATGCGAATACGCTGGAAGAACTGCTGAGCGTACACGCTGCCGACCACTTGGACCGCCACGGAGCATATAGCCAGGCGCTGGTGGTGGCGGATGTGAATGCGCTGCAGGCGGTGTACCAGAACAACGGATTTTCAAAGGTAAAGGTGACGCCGGAGACCTTGAGCGGGGGAGCCGATGTAAGCGCTCCAGGACAAGGAACGGTGCGAAATTCAACTGAACCGCTCTCGGTGGTTTACCACATCGAAGAGGGACAGCAGCAGCGGGTGGGCGTTCTGAAACTGGACGGCGCTGTGAAATCGGACCAGAGCAAGCTGCTAGCCCTGATGAACACGTCGCCGGGACAATTGTTCTCTCCGCAAACCCTGGCGGGCGACCGCGATGCGCTGCTTACAGATTACTTGAGCCGCGGTTTTGACCAGGTGCAGATCGACGTTGTGCAGCAGACCGAAACAGAGGATGCCGCCAAGGTAGACGTTGTGTTCAACATCCGCGAGGGGCAGCAGATTTTTGTGCGCAAGGTGCTGCTGTCCGGTTTGCATTACACGCGACCAGACACGGTGGCGAAGGCAATTACGCTGAAGCCCGGGGATCCACTGAGCCAGACGGCGCTTGCCGAAACGCAGCGAAACCTTTATGAATTTGCGCTTTTCAACGAAGTGAATACAGCGGTGCAGAATCCGAACGGCGAGGAGCCTTACAAGACAGTCCTCATTCAAACGACGGAGGCGCGGCGCTGGACGTTGACATACGGTCTTGGATTCGAGGCACAGACCGGTACCCCGCAGAACAACTGCCGCGGCATCGCGACGACGGGCGCGCCGTGCAGTCCAAATGGGAAAACAGGAATCAGCCCGCGCGTGTTGGGCGCAGTGACGCGGAACAATCTCTTTGGGCGTGAGCAGTCGGCGTCGATTCAGGGAACATACGGCCTGCTGGAGCAAAACCTCAACCTGCTATTTCAGAATCCGCATTTTTTCGGGAATCGAGATTTTGGTTTCACGTTCTCAGGCGGCTACGCAAGCAGCCAGAACGTAACAACCTACGTGGCCTCGAAACTCGAGACAGGCGTGCGGTGGACGGAGCACTTCAACCAGCCGGGCTCGTTCTTTTCCAAGGCGAATACGTTTGTGTATGAATTTGATTTCAGGCGCGTGAAGGTGGCGGCGGAGAGCCTGCAGGTGGGACCGAGCGAAATTGAGGCGCTGTCAACGGCGGTGCGCGTCGCTGGTCCGAGCGTAACGTGGATTCGCGACACGCGCGACTCGCCGCTCGATTCGCATCGCGGAACTTACACTAGCTTTCAGGACTTTCTTTCCAACGAGACGTTTGGGGCGCAGGCGGAGTTTAACCGGCTGGATGTTTCTAATTCGAGTTACTACGGGTTCGACAAGAATCGCTTTGTGCTCGCCCGGAACACGCGGTATGGGCAGGAGCGGGCGTATGGATCCCCTTCCGACTCGCTGCTTCCCTTGCCCGAGCGACTTTATGCCGGCGGACCGACGTCGCATCGTGGATTCCCGATCAACGCCGCGGGGCCACGCGATCCGGAGACGGGCTTTCCGATTGGAGGAGCGGGTGCACTGGTGAACAGCACGGAGGTGCGGCTACCCCCGCCTGTGCTCCCGTTCTTTGGGGACACATTGAGCTTCGTGCTCTTTCACGATATGGGCAACGTGTTTGCAAATGCGGGGGACGCGTGGGCGAGCGCACTGCGCGTCCAGCAGCCGAATCGCGATGCCTGCAAAGTGACGACGCCTCCGGACTACAGCACCAATCCGCCTACGCCGCCGAGTCCGACGGGACCGACAACTTCAACGGGACAGCAGGGCCAATGCAACTTTAACTACTTCTCGCATGCGGCTGGAATGGGCATGCGCTACCACACGCCGGTCGGTCCGATCCGGCTGGACTTCAGCTACAACTTGAATCCGCCCATCTATCCGATCAATGTCAACTACTCGCAATCTGACATCTATGCAAATCAGCACGTTGGCGAGGCGGCGCACTTTAATTTCTTTTTCAGCCTGGGGCAGACATTCTGA
- a CDS encoding peptidylprolyl isomerase: MLMQRTNPYWQLVRAAMQRVCMVSLLACGFPAAAQSVGQSPGTENRIMFDRVVAVVNRQAILESDLEDEMQLSVLDPSTNTKERMSAQVALERLISRTLIHQQIQQEYQQATEPKPEEIAARLNEIRTELPACVRADCKSDAGWAAFLKLHDLTPKQVEDYLRNRTEILGFIELRFRQGIRITPEEIETYYQGTLLPQYPSGDKPPPLQQVSSRIEEILLQQRVNVLFDNWLSNLRKQGQIEVLDPALETADAGDGQGATKE, from the coding sequence ATGCTTATGCAGCGGACGAATCCGTACTGGCAGCTCGTGCGCGCAGCGATGCAAAGAGTTTGCATGGTCTCGTTGCTGGCGTGCGGATTTCCTGCTGCAGCGCAAAGCGTGGGCCAGAGTCCAGGGACAGAGAACAGAATTATGTTTGACCGGGTGGTGGCGGTGGTAAATCGCCAGGCGATTCTCGAAAGCGATCTTGAAGATGAGATGCAGTTGTCGGTTCTAGATCCAAGCACGAATACGAAGGAAAGGATGAGCGCGCAGGTGGCTCTGGAGCGGCTGATCAGCCGCACGCTCATCCACCAGCAGATTCAGCAGGAGTATCAGCAGGCCACCGAACCGAAACCGGAGGAGATTGCAGCGCGGCTGAACGAGATTCGGACCGAGCTGCCGGCGTGTGTGCGGGCTGATTGCAAGTCCGATGCGGGATGGGCAGCGTTTTTGAAGCTTCATGATCTGACACCAAAGCAGGTGGAGGATTACCTGCGGAACCGTACCGAGATACTTGGCTTCATCGAATTGCGCTTCAGGCAGGGCATTCGGATTACGCCGGAAGAGATTGAAACGTATTATCAGGGGACACTATTGCCGCAATATCCTTCGGGAGACAAGCCTCCACCGTTGCAGCAGGTGTCGTCGCGCATTGAAGAGATCCTCTTGCAGCAGCGGGTGAATGTGCTGTTTGACAACTGGCTTTCAAACCTCCGCAAGCAGGGACAGATTGAAGTGCTGGACCCAGCGCTGGAAACGGCGGATGCGGGCGACGGCCAGGGAGCAACCAAAGAATGA